The Montipora capricornis isolate CH-2021 chromosome 3, ASM3666992v2, whole genome shotgun sequence genome includes the window ACTCCGTCAACcgaagtttgttgacaaaaaaattgccaccaaatgttttaaatgtttttctggccctttattacTAATGGAGCTCACgtttattttaaatggagtatcgggaaagaaaaattgtcaagctgatattttttCCGcgtgaacatacattttcaagtagcgaaaatttatataagcactacaaaacgtttactaaccattgcccgaaggaacaccttttataagctgcaaggaagccgctgatgaattttgcacaaaaacctcggcccctaacaccggaaagtcagacttggaaagttttttagTGGAAGGCTCGCTaaggaagagtttctagagcgtgccctcccgcaggtcgccagaaaggtgcaagcAACCTtgttcatgtctgaaaagagcaagatctagaaggggcagtcaaaattgtgtttcttttattgtgcgaaaatttatttttccctcaatcccaactaagaacttgctgtgtcttgcaattcaacagtgaattgctattaggccaataagagaatcaacatcaagttcaacaaagaggcactcccaggggtttggcgaagaaaagaacatggctaatttaaactggggaacagagtaacatacatacatacatacatacatacatacatacatacatacatacatacatacatacatacctacatacatacaacatacatacatacatacataatctttatttaacgtggatagaaacacttagctgaagctattttacaggttttccacaaaataatattaaagaaaaaaagaaatatatacataaaaatgtaagaatatgaataaaatatctagtatctaaaatttcaaaatttaggtaACTAATGTTTAATGTTCCTCACTGTTTTTTTCAAccatatcaaaatattttaaggaACAAGGGAataaaaccaatttaaattttagggatcaaaaacctgggaacaagtttgaaagaaatttggggaacaaggaaacacaagcaaatatgtaAAGGGAACAAGTACTCATCTCCacaggagggcctcatcaaatgttctgcctctatccaacagctcaaacaagctattccaacaatttttgaatgaccaacaggaaaagaagactctcttagaggaatagattatttataataacactttagcaggcgaaacaatgctcagatgcttacgagcaccctcatgcccatgtttgtaaaaaagcaccatgaagtattccttgtggctggctggtttaggcattgtttcatctttcaacattgggcaaaaccaaatcaactccattctcagagggcattggggaaagaagctagaagaaaaaactggccttgaTCCAATTCTCcgaaggtaatctttacagaataagatcatagaaggaacacttttgagtgccaaccttaagccttttaaaacaagcgcaaacaatattaatagtctttaaattcacaaaatgtcaaacagcatattttcgtctcatattcaattagatttggctgcaatgttccttaaaactatgcagaactatttaccataaaatgtggaacatttcctgcctatctaaatatgccgcaAAAGGGCTCCGAAAAGCaaacagttaagtttttagattaagatacacaatacctaaaaaataaattacttgatgtgatcaagacattgaatgaccaagcaataaacaaatggcagcaatgtatgttaggttcacaaagtgggaaaaaaaatattcctcaactgatgtttcaatatgcatttaaataaattttctatcaacaattcaagggactgactcttcactggtattgatttacatttccatgataagtttgaaagtgaatctggcaaccacagtgccctatgaaatggggcaaactctttaaactaacattgtacaagggacaccattattgatgccctgcgaagaacaaagattaaattgaaagaagagttggtctggagtttatccacaatggacagttagtggctgcattaaccaatgtagagaacaaacacatcaagtttcttgtcaagaaaccaggtgttcaaggagctattcaatttccaaagaactatggtagtgtgcaacagtacctgggtgaattcgggtacctggcctgaaactgaaacttgtggagccaaacaacttgttgagctaagtacttaaactgggtagataattatgtctacaaatatggtctattcaaccaacagtttctcctaattttgtgtaccattcacttaatggttccttaataaaaaaatcgctaattcaattaaggattcaagtcctttgaaatcatcaaagttactttgtgccaccaggaacaaacgaaaaagtacaagcactgaagacaaACAGCTCACAAAAGATCACAAAAGGCAGGACTCCGtttaaaacagcaaaacgggccggggatcctcgagtcactaaaaagtgctgcatgctacgtagatgtttgcagaacgatcgcaagttgtaatcactgaaagaaaactccaatccagatctgatagacgatggtcgtgcaagactcaccaAGCAAATGGAACACccgacaggattgtttgttgtctggcacagcagatgaacgaaaaattgttcccctcactattaagttccaacccgataagaccaatcttgcccaaatacaacaacaatttgggcagcaggcaagctcatcacaagccaccgaagttggcataaagcagcatagcgcttcacctgaagttcgatcatgatggacacaaacaagagctgaaaaaacttcataaggtcagacgaccaaatgtgattgatcagttatcggacatcaaagtgctgaacagtacaaaccaagggatttcgtcgtaaaaatgttcactcagcaacgtcttcttcttctacagaataaagttcaaaagcgatcctggttgttaatcacatgctagaccaatccataaactggataaagtggattggcaaattgattgccagaacaatgagTCATTGTCTGTCTcactgagttcaaagaagcgacggtcaagagagtcacaacagaaggctgagcgaatgtccaccgatctaaccaatcagaatgtaaacaattggcgtgacgtcggattgcaacaggatagcacagtttttccctttcgctgaattctgattggtcagtttaaatttcagtagctctcaccGTATGCAAggttaggactgaattttaatatatcgaaattggtctattgggtacaacattgagttagatTTTgtgtagggaagatatctgtttgcaaacattactgttgttattcaaatgtgccaaccacaggaacaaaagaccctttgtttcgacaaccaatgaggctctggttggcacattaatgacaataggtgacgtcaacgatatcttccctgtattgtttattttcccgcaaaacttgtttaaaaagacacttttctgacgctaaTGGTAACTTGGCCAATAACCTTACTCTTGAGTGATTGACCCTTGGTACaagaaaacttacaaaaatGGAAATACTGTGAGTGAGACCTTGATATTTTATTCAAATTGGAGAGGAACCGATAGAACTCATAAGGGAGCTGCCCAGTTGCGAGTTCGAACTATATCCCTTTCCAGGAGAATGAATGATAGTGAATTACATGAAACTCATAcatgtatgaactgcggatTGTGACGATTTTGATCaccacacaaaaaaaaaataataataataataagaatatctgaacaatttttcaggtttccttTGTAAGTGCTCAAATTGCTCTCTCATCTGCAATAATAGCAATGAAGAGATCAACTGAGATGAATCATCAACGCTAAGAGTCCTTAGTAATCTGCAGTTCGAATATATATGACTTTCAAATTCTTTACCACATTATTGATGAAGGgataatatttttttgcaatggTGACTCGAAGACGAGGAGTGGAACCCAATACCTTCCTATCGTGGGTTCGGTTGAAATTCCGACGCGTGCAAAGGCCGGATCACCATTGAAAAAATTTTGTCTCTCCATGCCATCCACCGGGGTTGCCTTCAGCAATTTTCCGATCTCACTTATTCATTTCAATAACAAATTATTTATGTCATTTATTGGTATCACCCTCAAAAATATGGTTCGACACATGCTTAAGCACACATTTTAATTCTAAACTTGCTGGGACTCGTTAAGTTACGTCTATATGTAACGGTGGCGTCATACCTACCTTATCGGATTCGCTGTGTTTCAGCTTCTTGATCGTCCTAGTTGGCTCGTTTAGTTTAACCTACGGTGTCTTGTAACAAATCTTTATCGGAATTTATCAACTGTTGGTTGTTTACTTTAATCAGGTCCGAAACCGCGTCCTTGGTGATTGACATGGCGAGCATGTACGACTGCCAAGGCGGGAAACTTGACGAGAGTGCAATGAGATATTAAACCGAGCTCTGAACAGGGTTGATTCAGAGGCGTAGATGACTATCACGTGCTACACTTCCCCTCATATACCCCTTCCTTTCTACCCATGATGCACCGGCCTAGAGCCCAGGCCGCATATTTCCCGTGCCGGCAAAATAGTTACTTCGGCCTTCTTCCCAAGCTAATTCgtcaaaaataacatttctttgtTCTAAAGTGCAATGTCATCATCAAGTTACTGACATAACAGAAAAAGAACAGGAGATTTTGAAATTCTCTGACATTTATTTATACCAGATAGGTAAATTTATGTATCTATTAAAAAGAGGTTTACTTCCTAATTATTTTCGTGATATGTTTACTCTTGCAAGCCATTTACATTCGCATTATACTAGAAATTGCAACCTTTTTTACATACCTCACTGTCGAACTAATATCCGAAACTTCTCAAGTCGGTTTCAAGGACCTATGTTTTTCAATCCGTTAAGTCCTGAAATTCAAAGCAGTGAAAGCATCCGTTTGTTTGCCAAAAGACTTAAAATATTCCTTCTTTCTTAGTCATATACATTCTTTGTCGAGCTACATacttcttctttcctcttcttttctttttcttttgtttttaaaacaatacATTCCATATTTTATGCTGTTCTCATAATTTGTGTGATGTACCCTATGTTGTCAGGAAGCCTATAGCTCATAAGCCCCCGGCTTCTATATAGGCTTCCTTGTCATTACcaccttaaacattttttattctATCGTCTTTAAGTTATTAAGAATTTCTAGtgtattgtgtttttttttattatttctcttcttttatGTGGTTAATGGCAAATAAAATAAGtgaacgaatgaatgaatgaatgaatgaatgaatgaatgacagGTCTTAATTATCACTTGACTGTTGACTGAACAAAATAAATCTATTATTGAACCTTGGTCCCGCCAAAACCAAGGTTCAATAGTATATTCAGCTCAGATTTGTATTTTCAGTCTTGACAGCTGTGTACAGACAGTTCAGTTAAGTTGAGTTTTTCTTCGCTGAATCAGcgacaaatacaaatacaaattgCACACAAATTGTTATTTATCCAGGTTCATATCCAAAGTTTGCTGAAAGTACATTATTTAGTGCACTATTTGTCGATTTATACAGATTTCCaggccaaaaaaataacttccaaaacaataaacaatcCTACTTTTGTAATATTGCAGTCCACGTGAACTTAACCTTATTGAACCTATATTTTTTCCTAACACTGATAAGATCGAATTGACTTAACTCATTAACTTATCTTTCTTACAGTGTACACTCAATTACTGGAGTCCCACTAAATTACACTGCGGCTCTTAAATAAACATACAAATATTGCAGAATATTGGAAATACGAGGAAATTTATGAAAATCCCAACTTTTGGGAGGAAGACCAGTTAGCTACCGTAAACTTCCCAAAGTAGCGACCCTCGTTACTTCCGGGATTAGGAGCCTTTGGAGCTCGCTTCTTTCAGGGGGTCATTACTTTCAAAGAGTCGTTACTTTTGGGGATCAAGAAACGTTCTATAAAGTTGGTACGAATTagcaaattttgcaaaataaaagaAGGGAATTCGTAAAAAACAGTTCTTAAAACATGGGATACAATTGTCCATATGGGTGAATGGGCTCTTCACGTTCTTACCGTGTTGCCAGTGGTTAGCAGGGAAGCTTGTCAGATACCGGAAACTGTTTGTACTTCACGAAGCACTGCTTCTTTAGTCTACTATAAGGATATTTCAGTGCACAGGTTAggttttcaatttaaatttgaagaaacgttCCTTCTAATACGCTTCAGTTAAAAAAGGAAGGTGTCGCTACTCTCGGAGGGTCACTACTTTACTTTTTGACCTTACTTTTTGAACGTTTTGGAAGTTTACGGCATACAAAAAGTGAGGAGCAGTTGAATTTGGGACACCAAACACAAATCCATATAACGgatgaaccagggaccttcagattacAAGCCGGTTCAACTTCTTAACCACAAGGCCACGCTCGCCTCTTCAGATTATCATGAGATTGTTTAGGTACAAATTTAGAGTTATGAAAAGAACGACAAAAAGCAAATAGGGAACGACGCCATTTCTCTCTCGTGCTGTACTCTTGGTTTCCGGTTGCTCATTAGGGGGATTCGCACACGGATCAGTTTGCTCTGTCAGTGAATCCTTGTCCTCGTCACAAAAGGGATTGAAGGAACCGATGACCCTTTTTAGGATACCGTCAGCCACAACTGAGTGATTGCAATGGGTACGCCACGCGTAGACTGTACACTGTTTGGCTTCGTCACGTTTCCTGTCCAAACATGATGATGAAACTGAGCGAGATAATGTGGTTTCCAGATCACTTTTAAACAAAGGCAAGGTCTTGGCCAAAGCCGGATTGTACGTATATAATATATTCAATGTTGTTGTGCGTCTGTTCcggtaatagatcacagatgacatcAACGTGTGGTAGGAAAAAAAACGCGACACACGAGGCAATAGCCGCGTTTGTCACTTTTGCTCTTACCACATTTTAACGTTCTCTATCATAGTATAACTGAACAGATGCACGGCAACACGAAACTTACTTGTTTTATATAAAGAACGCGACagtaaatacatcttattcggtAATTTAGCAtgtaatacgcgcggatattttgcgcgcaaatacgagcaatgagcaaaaatgtccgcgagtattatatgttaaaccatcgaataattattattccactacaaaaatgtgttattttgcttcaattttatttggtaagagtttaaaaaaaaaaaaaaagcatcatctgtccttcagggcgcgtgCGAACGATGGAAACAGTacaaaagccagccaaatgaatttttttagTCAACACCAAGAACGCGCACACTGACCGCATTCCGATATTTTGAGCAAGCCCGGAATGCTCATTTTCGACTGTTTAGATTGAGATCAGCCGGCGCTCTTAGCGGAAATGGCGAAGAGTCAGAGAATCTAGGGCTATCAAACTGAACTTGACCCAGACCGCGTTTTTGGTgctgataaaaagaaaaaatggactTTGAGTAAAAGATAGGAATAGTGGGATATTCCCAAAATTAATCTTGAAAAGTCGGACGAGTGGCAATAACTGTACTTAGTGAACGCGCTATAAAGAGTGTTCTTCTTGACAACAAAAAATCACAGGTAAAATAGCCATCGACGAGCAAAATGGTCCTTGAAAGTGTAGCGCGGAAACTGAAACCACTGGTCTAAAACTGTCCCGGCAGAAGATATCGATAGATCTCAAACAGCTTGAAGTATATCAATTTCTCAGTTTCTCATGCTCTTAACACAAATAAACGACATCATGATAACCCAACAATGTTCttttttgtatgttttttttaatttttattttttgaccTTGTCCAAAACATAACTGACTGGGGATTACTTACCAACAGAACCGCTTTGGTTTTGTAACTAAGGtctcgtccacactatgccggataaatttgaaaacgcaactttaggtGCGAAAACGGAACAAGAGTTTTCCGTCCACACATGAAAACGGATAAAATGTTCTTCGTCCACAGTACATCGTTTTATCGGCGGCACAATTGCTTAATCTCGCTTTGAGCATGCTCACAGCAAGTACACATTCGaaaattttctctccattcttcagcgACAACAACTTCGTTAACAAAGTTGTCTCACCACGCACTCGTTCTGCCAGGTCGAGACCAGAAGCGTTTCTGCTTGTAAGGTTGAGAGCGTCGCGTCGCTTTCCTAGTAACCTTTGACACCAATTGTCTAAAAGTTTTTGCTGATTCTCTGGCGTACAATATTCATGTGAACTGAAGCAATACTTGACTCCAAATAAgcgattaaagaagaaattattgtcaACAAGACAGAAAACATCATGTTGTCCACCATGTTGAATTTATGATCGAGAGAGACTTGGGAAGATAAATCACATGACAAACTGACGTAAGCGTATTCAAAAGGTTCCGGATACGAAAAGTTCTCCGTCCACACTAAtacaaaaaagttgcgttttcaaattctTTCACTCTAGAGAGCGTATTCTAAAAGTGCCGTTTTCGAGGATCTTTTTATGCGGATATGTGCGTtgtagtgtggacggaaggcctaaccgtaacaataaagttgcgttttcaaatttatccggcatagtgtggacgaggcctaaTGCAACGTATaagagcaaaacaaaagattgtgcagggttgTGGATGTAGCCATCTCTGTTGGCTGCTTTGATGTTTGCCAGGCTGCATAACCGTGATtcctctctattaactatgatcagGGTTAAATAGAAAAAAGCTAATGTTTTACCTGCATAGAGATGAACTTGAAAAGTCCCTGGAGAAAATTGTCGCGAAGTCAGTAATACACTTGTCAACGTCCTGTTTATGCTTGCTGGAACACGGAGAGAGGGATAACATCAGCGGTCTCTCCAAGTCCATCCCACTGCAGTATAGCGACTGGACCTCTTTTATATCGGCTGCATGCAGGCTTTTTGTATGATAACCAGTAGCTAGGCATTTCTCGGCTTCTTTTAAGACATAATAGTACAATATCCAAACCTGAAGCCTTAAATAATAAGTCAAAAACATTCTAAGCGTAATTAACGTCGGCAAGCGTTTAACACAACAGTAAATAAGTTAGACATTCACCAAGGCCACTTCTGTATGAAATTACCGATTCATAAAAGCATTCTTTTTATAATCAATATCACATGCGGGGCAAAACTACTGAATCCCGATTGGCTGAGgcagagggcatttttttcttaatcacgagggcactttggtaatcaagagggtaTTATTATTGGCTGAGCACCCTTGAATTCCAGAAACGCATCGCTTCTGAGTTTGATCTAAACGCGGATACTTCATCTCGACGAAAATCACCTTGCAGCAACTGAAGCGTAGTCTCCTGGTGGAAAAGCAAAAGGAATTTTCCATCGAAAAATGTATTGATTCGCAGCCTGAAAACGGTTGAGTGGAGACGGCTGGTGTCGCACGAAGCATAGAGATACAGAACTTCATGGTAGGCTAGATTTCGGCCGTTTTCTCGTGTCGGGTCAACTTCCCCCCCTTCCCTTCCCCGGGAAACAGCGTGGGCTCCTTTCCCGAACAGCGGCCGGTAATCGACCTGAACTTCATGGCTGTCAAACTGAAAGTTAATTTCTTCGTTTTGAATTGGGTCGCCTTATTAGTATGACAGGTCACGTTATCGGCGTCAGAAGAAAAACTGCGTAAATTTTGTTGGTACGTTAACTAAAGTTTCTCGGTGGAAAGGAGAGTTTTGGATTCAAGAAGTTATTAGAGCTCGTTTGGACACTTGTTTACGTCTTTCAGTCGATGAAGTAGTTTCCGCCGTTGCAAGCCTCGCAGAACaggtaaataaaattatttgtaaaGAAATTGCTTCGAGTGAATTGAACTTGCTGTGTTTTGCTTACTATTATAGTAGACTTTCCCCGTTCTACTGCTAGCCTGTTCTTTAATGACAACCAAATATGGCAAACCTGTTTACCCAATGGCAAGGCCTTGAAAGTTTCCCTTTGTACAGAATTTTGCCCTTTATAATTATGTGATAGACAAGTAATCGCAAGTGCCCtcgggcaattaaggattaactttgttcacttgtattttcaaagttttctaaaaaaaatgccTTCCTCGCTTCGGAAAACTatgaaaatacgcgtgaaattaatcaTTCCTTAAGCCTGATCGTCCGGATTGCCCCGATAGCTCCAGtcgtttcaaataatgttcAGAGGCGATCGCGATCGGGAGGATTATATGGAAAAACTACCCAGACGATCACTGACGACCCCGGGCGACTGAGACGACCTCGATCGTCCGGATAGAACTCAGTTCTATTTGAAACGATTGGGGCGATCGGGGCGATCATATGGCAACCAGGCTTTAATTGCCCTCGGACCCCATGCGCGATTAAAATGTTGCGAATACATATACAAATTAATATGCAATCTTACCCACAATCTGCAGTTGGGTCTTTATGTAAGAGCTTAAAGAAGCGCGTTTCATATTCTCGGACAGTACAGTAGTATTTCATGAATGAACAATTACCAACTGCTGGTAGCTCAGCATTCCTCTGCGGAAGCCAACCTAAATAACAATAAGTCCATTAGTCAGCAGTAGCAGTGGCTGTAGCGACGAGTGCTGATGAGTGCTAGTCAGTGGTAGACTTTATttagaaagaaaaattacagCTGAGCTTATGTGATCCTGTATAAAAACAAAGGAgaaaatttcttcaattttctcaCTTAGTCTATCCGTACTTTTCATCTTGTTATATTTGCAGCGCAACTTTGTAGCATTTCTTCcagaaaaaggcaaagaaacGCGTTTCCCGAACTCAACTGAAGTGACGTGATCCATATTTTACGTATCATATGTCTCTCTTAAACGGTTTTGCCATTTGTTGTCAAAATATTCCTGACACAATGAACAAACTCAGATTGTGCTTCATCCAGTGAAACTACTGACTTGATTTTTAGATTCACACACCTTCAAAGATATACATAGATAGAGCATCTTCCAGTTCTTCTGGGAATTATCAGCTTGACCATTAACGCGAACTCTAGCTTCCAATGCTTCTAAGTTAtcgataaaaaatatatttgacgAGTATTTTGGAATGAGCGACTAGTTTACAACTTGCTGGCGGCTTGACTGATTTGTAACGGTTATAAGTGTGGGAAAATAatacttcacgaaaataaatTACATGACGATCGATggaaggaattgtggtt containing:
- the LOC138042320 gene encoding uncharacterized protein; the protein is MNCLFIVAAAFLGWLPQRNAELPAVGNCSFMKYYCTVREYETRFFKLLHKDPTADCGLQVWILYYYVLKEAEKCLATGYHTKSLHAADIKEVQSLYCSGMDLERPLMLSLSPCSSKHKQDVDKCITDFATIFSRDFSSSSLCRKRDEAKQCTVYAWRTHCNHSVVADGILKRVIGSFNPFCDEDKDSLTEQTDPCANPPNEQPETKSTARERNGVVPYLLFVVLFITLNLYLNNLMII